In Carassius carassius chromosome 7, fCarCar2.1, whole genome shotgun sequence, one genomic interval encodes:
- the LOC132143461 gene encoding uncharacterized protein LOC132143461 isoform X2: MNHNKSGHLPVAKTPNSDEMEMTQCQTIFLEAKQVNGDKPLNNSRINWPLTSVYEPEGSDGMDMTQAFTGHIMLNAFPASKKKQGEIVLMPATSTSAQHNDSDCIDLTCQPSIFDRISTPSPDEMELTRCTTINIDSNRTWLGSAVDITGTRIAPISANQTITVVEPMEMTEVHMGPVSEQMYKDFMTQRKSGVRMMPLMCDPENTEADNCQTDSSNPDDMDMMTQCLTVVLEGENCKRAEPFSKSRKSLNLVSTSSSPDVDSMDLTQALSGNIMLKSFVSSEESKHERNLLPVVQSCQTQDESDCMEMTSQASASNLAIPCVDEMELTGCNTIAIDSKNTLAASATEIKVHDSALWASTSVSRNTVSS; encoded by the coding sequence ATGAATCACAACAAATCAGGCCACCTCCCAGTAGCCAAAACTCCAAATTCTGATGAGATGGAGATGACACAGTGTCAAACAATTTTTCTAGAGGCCAAGCAGGTCAATGGAGACAAACCTTTAAACAACTCAAGGATCAACTGGCCTCTTACATCAGTATATGAACCTGAAGGCAGTGATGGAATGGACATGACTCAAGCATTCACAGGGCATATAATGCTAAATGCTTTTCCAGCCTCCAAGAAGAAACAAGGCGAAATCGTTCTGATGCCTGCCACAAGTACATCAGCTCAACATAATGATAGTGACTGTATAGACTTGACATGCCAACCAAGTATATTTGATAGGATTTCTACCCCAAGTCCTGATGAAATGGAATTAACCAGATGCACCACTATTAACATTGACTCAAACCGTACCTGGTTAGGGAGTGCTGTGGATATCACAGGTACAAGAATAGCACCAATCTCTGCTAATCAAACAATCACTGTGGTTGAACCTATGGAGATGACCGAGGTACACATGGGACCAGTCAGTGAGCAAATGTATAAAGATTTTATGACTCAAAGAAAGTCAGGAGTAAGAATGATGCCCTTGATGTGTGATCCTGAAAATACTGAAGCTGATAACTGTCAGACTGATTCCTCCAACCCTGATGACATGGACATGATGACACAATGTCTGACTGTTGTGCTTGAGGGTGAAAACTGCAAGAGGGCCGAACCATTCAGTAAATCCAGGAAGAGTTTGAACCTTGTATCTACATCCTCCAGTCCTGATGTTGACAGTATGGACCTAACCCAGGCACTCTCCGGCAATATCATGTTAAAGAGCTTTGTATCCAGTGAGGAAAGTAAGCATGAGAGAAATCTGTTGCCTGTAGTGCAAAGTTGTCAAACACAGGATGAGTCTGACTGCATGGAAATGACAAGTCAAGCCAGTGCATCAAATCTAGCTATTCCCTGTGTTGATGAAATGGAACTAACAGGATGCAACACAATAGCAATTGACTCTAAAAACACATTGGCAGCAAGTGCTACAGAGATCAAAGTGCATGACAGTGCACTTTGGGCATCAACATCTGTTTCTAGAAATACAGTGTCAAGTTAA
- the LOC132143462 gene encoding LOW QUALITY PROTEIN: kinetochore scaffold 1-like (The sequence of the model RefSeq protein was modified relative to this genomic sequence to represent the inferred CDS: inserted 1 base in 1 codon; deleted 1 base in 1 codon), which produces MSSGDDLSVSLENCPINKQDELDGSLVVPKYERPLENDVFESDTSTSPCFKRLHPEEDPITAERTKKVCISDMGPDCHEAAVQWEGNFTRHAAQNPRAKTIEDTGVSESTLKYSQFDSHMDGTLDHAFDFSKKLEDGSITVNEFLSHFGINFVIHRSRPSALPDSCRAGETSNMEDLLKEKYIYHPKQRVYEQDCKNLTEIVERLKEQMPEQEKSLGCINGALQQQLCTLTEEQLKSFGSXERRAYFGKRSKALSHEMKRDFYLELIKTTQDAKQSLISKIKETGETIEDLDGCINDLETELASAEAMITGDHFDASQTRPALKAKEEGLHRLNSAVTEKEREIGELEIQLRSLENQQEELQGESSSLKNHLATLNSLNEWCLDATDEKGAVFTFLHKTVHLQLNLQTPAGNDWMTEDVERNIDVSFQLHLDVEKSECHASMVHKLLELYYHSQTQWTQRYPTTRHIPEMLHDISLVVGRLRLLGEEIHRLKKWRGLKLRILKITCKHTRVHVIFSSLKALERFELSLMVTPDYPFGPLHIQDFKKNFGDTRLSQIEDIVSSVKPATNYLTKVLKKIHDDLC; this is translated from the exons ATGAGCAGCGGCGACGACTTGTCAGTGAGTCTAGAAAATTGCCCAATTAACAAGCAAGATGAACTGGATGGTTCTTTGGTTGTACCTAAATATGAAAGGCCTTTGGAGAATGATGTCTTTGAGTCAGACACAAGCACAAGTCCTTGTTTTAAAAGGCTGCATCCAGAGGAAGACCCTATTACAGCAGAACGAACCAAGAAAGTCTGCATTTCTGACATG GGGCCTGACTGTCATGAAGCTGCCGTACAGTGGGAAGGTAATTTTACAAGGCATGCTGCTCAGAATCCCAGGGCAAAGACAATTGAAGACACAGGAGTGTCAGAATCCA CTCTCAAATACTCACAGTTTGACTCTCATATGGATGGGACACTGGATCATGCATTTGATTTCAGCAAG AAACTTGAGGACGGAAGCATCACAGTGAATGAGTTCCTAAGCCACTTTGGTATCAACTTTGTTATCCACAGATCTAGACCAAGTGCTCTTCCTGACAGT TGTAGAGCTGGAGAAACAAGCAATATGGAGGATTTGCTCAAAGAGAAGTACATATACCACCCCAAGCAGAGAGTATATGAGCAAGACTGTAAGAATCTCACAGAGATAGTAGAGAG ACTTAAAGAACAGATGCCTGAACAAGAGAAATCCCTGGGATGCATTAATGGAGCCCTTCAGCAACAGTTATGTACTCTCACTGAAGAGCAA TTAAAAAGCTTTGGCT AAGAGCGAAGAGCTTACTTTGGAAAGAGAAGCAAAGCACTTTCTCATgaaatgaaaagagacttttaCTTAGAGCTCATCAAAACAACACAG GATGCAAAACAGAGTCTGATTTCTAAAATTAAAGAGACCGGTGAAACAATCGAAGACTTGGATGGATGCATTAATGATTTAGAAACTG AACTTGCATCTGCAGAGGCCATGATTACGGGAGATCATTTCGATGCTTCTCAAACCAGACCAGCCTTAAAAGCCAAGGAAGAGG GTTTGCATAGGCTTAATTCAGCTGTCACCGAAAAGGAGAG GGAAATTGGTGAGTTGGAGATTCAGCTGAGGTCTTTGGAGAACCAACAGGAGGAGTTGCAAGGGGAATCCAGTAGCCTTAAGAATCATCTTGCAACCTTGAACAG TTTGAACGAGTGGTGTCTTGATGCGACAGATGAAAAGGGGGCTGTGTTTACCTTCCTTCACAAAACTGTGCATCTGCAGTTGAACCTGCAAACACCTGCCG GAAATGACTGGATGACTGAGGATGTGGAGCGAAATATAGATGTAAGCTTCCAGTTGCACCTGGATG tggaaaaatCTGAATGTCATGCAAGCATGGTCCACAAGTTACTTGAACTATACTATCATTCTCAAACTCAATGGACACAGAGGTACCCAACAACCCGACATATACCAGAG ATGCTTCATGACATTAGTTTGGTGGTGGGTCGTCTCAGGCTCTTGGGAGAGGAGATTCACCGGCTGAAGAAGTGGCGAGGATTGAAGCTTCGCATCTTAAAGATCACCTGTAAACACACACG AGTTCATGTCATATTCTCAAGTCTGAAAGCACTGGAAAGGTTTGAGTTAAGTCTGATGGTCACTCCAGACTATCCCTTTGGGCCCCTTCACATACAGGActtc aaaaaaaactttggggATACAAG GTTGAGTCAAATTGAAGACATCGTATCATCAGTCAAACCAGCCACAAACTATCTGACAAAAGTCCTCAAGAAGATTCATGATGACCTGTGTTAG
- the LOC132143461 gene encoding uncharacterized protein LOC132143461 isoform X1, producing MLLGEDTGYMDITQSHTITIDNDYEIQEQTNPDFSVNMAQTIRGDLNVTSQKGFLHDAKAERKNANNDSDFSAFLTSMRLPTINTIKPHYTENQLCNIFSSVNTSTLDIDIDKENHFPSFLVKQHPGAKANPQKPLGLQLRRSRVGSVKDDDIEAAKSHTVVTENKANAPSFTPSLSVNQRGIAFMTAVFSNIPDDMELTLSQTAINVKVTGNISCNVQAALEHNRSHHFPEDYDAMEMTRTFDVSVREKDHTTSTKEQAQPSVPTVRRMSSFNIISNGETTDQNKSGYLESNLSIAQTNSDDMEMTETFDVSVREKNHTSMKEPAHPPITKFSKMSTWQSNNFIASTASPSNMEMTQCQTIVLEDKQSSGNKPFTNTRKSFPLVSLSRSVLEDEHTGNMKEEALRPVLRVSKMPFFDLV from the coding sequence ATGCTGCTCGGAGAGGATACAGGATACATGGATATTACTCAGAGTCACACAATCACAATTGATAATGATTATGAAATTCAAGAGCAGACAAACCCAGATTTTAGCGTCAACATGGCTCAGACGATCCGTGGTGATCTGAATGTCACAAGTCAGAAGGGTTTTCTACATGACGCAAAAGCAGAGAGGAAAAATGCTAACAATGACTCAGACTTCAGTGCTTTTCTCACAAGTATGAGATTACCCACTATAAATACCATTAAGCCCCACTATACAGAAAATCAGCTCTGTAATATCTTCAGTTCAGTTAATACAAGCACATTGGATATTGATATTGATAAGGAGAATCACTTCCCATCTTTTTTAGTGAAGCAACATCCAGGTGCCAAGGCTAACCCACAAAAACCTCTGGGACTTCAACTAAGGCGTTCTCGTGTTGGAAGTGTTAAAGACGATGATATTGAGGCAGCCAAGAGTCACACTGTTGTAACTGAAAACAAAGCTAATGCTCCGTCTTTTACACCCTCTCTTTCTGTAAATCAAAGAGGTATTGCATTTATGACAGCTGTCTTTTCAAACATCCCAGATGACATGGAGCTCACTTTGAGCCAGACTGCAATCAATGTTAAAGTTACAGGAAATATCAGTTGCAATGTCCAGGCGGCTCTGGAGCACAACAGATCCCATCATTTCCCTGAGGATTATGATGCAATGGAGATGACGAGGACATTTGATGTATCTGTTCGCGAAAAAGACCACACAACGAGTACGAAGGAGCAAGCTCAGCCTTCAGTTCCTACAGTAAGAAGGATGTCCTCCTTTAATATAATTAGTAATGGAGAGACAACAGATCAAAATAAATCTGGTTATTTAGAGAGCAATCTCTCAATAGCCCAGACTAATTCTGATGATATGGAAATGACAGAAACATTTGATGTATCTGTTAGAGAAAAAAATCACACAAGTATGAAGGAGCCAGCTCACCCTCCAATTACCAAATTTAGCAAGATGTCCACTTGGCAAAGCAACAACTTTATAGCTTCAACTGCTAGTCCTAGCAATATGGAGATGACACAGTGTCAGACTATTGTTCTCGAGGACAAACAATCAAGTGGAAACAAGCCATTCACCAACACAAGGAAGAGTTTTCCTCTTGTATCTTTATCTAGATCTGTTCTAGAAGATGAGCATACAGGCAATATGAAGGAGGAAGCTCTGCGTCCAGTTCTCAGAGTAAGCAAGATGCCCTTCTTTGATTTAGTTTGA